A portion of the Spirochaetota bacterium genome contains these proteins:
- a CDS encoding chromosome partitioning protein ParB produces the protein MPFPGEDTPLKVRLDQIKIKRRIRKDLGSIYELKESMRKHGLINPVTLNKKNVLLAGYRRLMAARELGWTEIECTIVSANSSLEKFDIEVEENIVRKNFAPVEVDWIEERRRYLQMNIVQKIVYWIKKFFRWILRPFGL, from the coding sequence ATCCCATTTCCCGGTGAGGACACTCCCTTGAAAGTCAGATTGGACCAGATCAAGATCAAGCGGCGCATTCGTAAGGACCTTGGAAGCATTTATGAGCTCAAGGAGTCGATGCGCAAGCACGGGCTCATCAATCCCGTCACCCTGAACAAAAAAAACGTCCTGCTGGCCGGGTATCGCCGTCTCATGGCGGCCAGGGAGCTGGGATGGACCGAAATAGAATGCACCATCGTGAGCGCAAATTCTTCGCTTGAAAAATTCGACATCGAGGTCGAGGAAAATATCGTGCGCAAGAATTTCGCGCCCGTCGAGGTCGATTGGATCGAGGAGCGCCGGCGCTATCTCCAGATGAATATAGTACAAAAGATCGTGTACTGGATTAAAAAGTTTTTCAGGTGGATCCTGCGTCCCTTCGGGCTTTAA
- a CDS encoding adenosylhomocysteinase, translated as MSVLAIEKKLPYKVADISLADWGRKELDLAENEMPGLMSTRKKYGPSAPLKGLKIAGSLHMTIQTAMLIETLVILGANVRWASCNIFSTQDHAAAAIAKAGTAAVFAWKGESLEEYWWCTEQALTWPDGSGPDLIVDDGGDATLMIHQGVKVEKDPSLLDKTYDNKEFSIIMDRLRESYRADKTRWQKMASKIQGVSEETTTGVHRLYQMQANGELLFPAINVNDSVTKSKFDNLYGCRESLADGIKRATDIMVAGKVVVVCGYGDVGKGCAQSMRGFGARVIVTEIDPICALQAAMEGYQVAVIEDVVSEGDIFVTATGCFDVINGAHMEKMKNEAIVCNIGHFDSEIAMHYLETTAGITKLTVKPQVDKWTTLSGKSIIVLAEGRLVNLGCATGHPSFVMSNSFTNQCLAQIELAGKKLEARVYTLPKKLDEEVARLHLDRLGARLTSLTPQQAEYLGIPAEGPFKPEYYRY; from the coding sequence ATGTCCGTTCTCGCCATCGAAAAGAAACTTCCCTACAAGGTCGCCGACATCAGTCTGGCGGACTGGGGACGCAAGGAACTGGATCTTGCCGAAAACGAAATGCCGGGTCTCATGTCCACACGCAAAAAATACGGCCCGTCCGCGCCGCTCAAGGGCCTCAAGATCGCGGGCAGCCTGCACATGACCATCCAGACAGCGATGCTCATCGAAACCCTCGTCATACTCGGCGCCAACGTCAGGTGGGCTTCGTGCAACATCTTCTCGACACAGGACCATGCCGCGGCGGCGATCGCCAAGGCCGGCACCGCAGCGGTGTTCGCCTGGAAGGGCGAATCGCTCGAGGAATACTGGTGGTGCACCGAACAGGCGCTCACCTGGCCGGACGGCAGCGGGCCCGACCTCATCGTAGATGACGGCGGCGACGCCACCCTCATGATACACCAGGGGGTGAAGGTGGAGAAGGATCCCTCACTCCTGGACAAGACCTACGACAACAAGGAATTCAGCATCATCATGGATCGCCTTCGTGAAAGCTATCGCGCGGACAAGACCCGCTGGCAGAAGATGGCGTCGAAAATCCAGGGGGTATCCGAGGAGACGACCACCGGGGTGCACCGCCTCTACCAGATGCAGGCCAACGGGGAACTGCTTTTCCCGGCCATCAACGTAAACGATTCCGTGACCAAGTCAAAGTTCGACAACCTGTACGGCTGCCGGGAATCCCTCGCCGACGGCATCAAGCGCGCGACGGACATCATGGTTGCCGGTAAGGTCGTCGTGGTATGCGGATACGGCGACGTGGGCAAGGGATGCGCGCAATCGATGCGCGGGTTCGGCGCCAGGGTCATCGTGACCGAGATCGACCCCATTTGCGCACTCCAGGCAGCGATGGAAGGCTACCAGGTAGCCGTCATCGAAGACGTGGTTTCAGAGGGGGACATTTTCGTTACCGCGACCGGCTGTTTCGACGTCATTAACGGCGCACACATGGAAAAGATGAAGAACGAGGCGATCGTCTGCAACATCGGGCATTTCGACAGTGAGATCGCCATGCATTACCTTGAGACCACCGCGGGGATCACCAAGCTCACGGTCAAACCGCAGGTCGATAAATGGACCACCCTTTCCGGAAAATCCATCATCGTGCTCGCCGAGGGGCGCCTCGTGAACCTGGGCTGCGCCACCGGGCATCCGAGCTTCGTTATGAGCAACAGCTTTACCAACCAGTGCCTTGCCCAGATTGAGCTGGCCGGTAAAAAGCTCGAGGCGCGCGTATACACCCTTCCCAAGAAGCTGGACGAAGAGGTCGCGCGGCTTCACCTTGACCGGCTTGGAGCCAGGTTGACCAGCCTGACCCCGCAGCAGGCGGAGTACCTGGGCATTCCCGCGGAAGGCCCGTTTAAGCCGGAGTATTATCGCTACTGA
- a CDS encoding long-chain fatty acid--CoA ligase, with the protein MAQYKETSMGAIFQNRAAKYGEKAMVAYKKDGAYVDLSWNQMNDMVHKLAWYLLSSGIKKGDKVALFSENRWEWWLTDLAILSIGAVNVPVYATNSADEAEYILDNSESKACICGSNDHLDRVLSVKKKLKKLKDIIIIDAPKGKKPGVITIQEAMKKGEAYKGKANFEKALKAIKLSDLATLIYTSGTTGNPKGVMLTQNNFVSNVNQIMNGIEEYLTENDTFLSFLPLSHSLERTAGYYLAMFVGVKVAFAESFQTIQSDFVMVKPTGLISVPRLYEKIHSGIVAKVADAPPVKKALFNWAMGVAKQNLPYVCKNIAPTGLIGFKVNLAEKLIFSKLKAALGMDQLRLAVSGGGPLSVSDAEFFLGMGLRILEGFGLTETTPVTNYNRPWLIKPGTVGPAVKDTEIKISDEGEILIKGPQVMKGYYKNPADTKEAFTKDGFFRTGDIGMIDEDGYLSITGRIKDIIITAGGKNISPQNIENSLKTSHYIEQVAVIGDRRKYLAALIVPAFEELKKWAKKSGIAFSSNQDLIENAQVNAMVGEEVKKYTKQFARVEQIRKFRLLDAEWTQATGELTPSLKVKRKIVNTKYAAEIESLYPEGDGD; encoded by the coding sequence ATGGCGCAATATAAAGAAACATCGATGGGCGCGATTTTCCAGAATCGCGCGGCCAAGTATGGCGAGAAGGCCATGGTTGCCTATAAGAAGGATGGCGCATATGTAGATCTTTCCTGGAACCAGATGAACGACATGGTTCACAAGCTTGCCTGGTACCTGCTCTCGTCAGGTATCAAGAAGGGTGACAAGGTAGCGCTCTTTTCCGAAAACCGGTGGGAATGGTGGCTTACCGATCTGGCTATCCTCTCGATCGGGGCGGTAAACGTTCCCGTATACGCGACTAACTCTGCGGATGAGGCCGAGTATATCCTCGACAATTCCGAATCCAAGGCGTGTATCTGCGGGTCCAATGACCACCTGGACAGGGTTCTTTCCGTTAAGAAGAAGCTGAAAAAACTTAAAGATATTATCATCATCGACGCCCCGAAGGGCAAGAAGCCGGGCGTGATCACCATCCAGGAAGCCATGAAAAAGGGCGAGGCCTATAAGGGCAAGGCCAACTTCGAAAAGGCGCTCAAGGCCATCAAGCTTTCGGATCTCGCGACTCTTATCTATACCTCGGGCACCACGGGCAATCCCAAGGGCGTAATGCTCACCCAGAACAATTTCGTATCGAACGTCAACCAGATCATGAACGGGATCGAGGAGTACCTCACCGAGAACGACACCTTCCTTTCATTCCTTCCCCTTTCCCATTCGCTCGAGCGCACCGCGGGCTACTACCTCGCGATGTTCGTGGGCGTAAAAGTCGCTTTCGCGGAAAGCTTCCAGACCATCCAGTCCGATTTCGTAATGGTCAAACCCACCGGGCTTATCAGCGTTCCGCGGCTGTACGAAAAGATTCACTCGGGAATAGTGGCCAAGGTCGCCGATGCGCCGCCCGTGAAAAAGGCGCTGTTCAACTGGGCGATGGGAGTTGCCAAGCAGAACCTTCCTTACGTATGCAAGAATATCGCGCCGACCGGCCTGATCGGATTCAAGGTAAACCTTGCCGAGAAACTGATCTTTTCCAAGCTGAAGGCCGCATTGGGTATGGATCAGCTTCGCCTCGCGGTTTCGGGCGGGGGACCGCTCTCAGTATCCGATGCCGAGTTCTTCCTTGGGATGGGACTCAGGATCCTCGAGGGGTTCGGCCTGACCGAAACCACCCCGGTTACCAACTACAACCGCCCCTGGCTCATTAAGCCCGGTACGGTGGGCCCGGCGGTGAAGGATACCGAGATCAAGATTTCCGACGAGGGCGAGATACTGATCAAGGGACCCCAGGTCATGAAGGGTTATTACAAGAACCCCGCCGATACGAAGGAAGCCTTTACGAAGGACGGATTTTTCCGGACCGGCGATATTGGCATGATCGACGAGGACGGGTATCTCTCGATCACGGGACGCATCAAGGATATCATCATCACCGCGGGCGGGAAGAACATTTCCCCGCAGAATATCGAGAACAGCCTCAAGACCTCGCATTATATCGAGCAGGTCGCGGTGATCGGGGACCGGAGGAAGTATCTGGCGGCGCTGATCGTTCCCGCGTTCGAAGAGCTTAAGAAGTGGGCCAAGAAGAGCGGAATCGCCTTCTCGAGCAACCAGGACCTTATCGAGAATGCGCAGGTGAACGCCATGGTCGGCGAGGAAGTCAAAAAGTACACGAAGCAGTTCGCCCGCGTGGAGCAGATACGCAAGTTCAGGCTCCTTGACGCTGAGTGGACCCAGGCGACCGGGGAGCTCACCCCCTCGCTCAAGGTGAAGCGCAAGATCGTAAATACGAAGTATGCCGCCGAGATCGAAAGCCTGTATCCGGAAGGCGACGGCGACTGA
- a CDS encoding methyltransferase domain-containing protein: MIDYFKALSDTTRFRLLNLLMHYELNVNEITAVMDMGQPRISRHLKILTDSGLLSSRRDGLWVFYSGVKEGDARRFIDAITYLFASPPLSADIARGLKVIEARTAETRNFFNGIADAWDAKKSDLFREFDIAGKIIERVPRCTVAADLGCGTGDFLQFLKQRADRSIGVDNSPRMLEMARQRFSGDGFSIDLRLGEMEHLPMSDGEADFALMNMVLHHLVAPEKGIREAARVMKKKSTFIVVEFEKHASEALRSDHGDRWLGFDASQITRWLRDAEFSIRDSVPFPIPGGLSIRLYHSERE; the protein is encoded by the coding sequence ATGATTGATTATTTTAAAGCCCTATCGGATACCACGCGCTTCAGGCTGCTGAATCTCCTCATGCACTATGAGTTGAACGTGAACGAGATCACCGCGGTCATGGACATGGGGCAGCCACGCATCTCGCGACACCTGAAAATTCTCACCGACAGCGGCCTGCTCTCTTCGCGCCGCGACGGCCTCTGGGTATTCTATTCCGGGGTGAAGGAGGGCGATGCGCGGCGTTTTATCGACGCGATAACCTACCTGTTCGCGAGCCCGCCCCTTTCGGCCGACATTGCGCGCGGACTCAAGGTTATAGAGGCGCGGACCGCCGAGACACGCAATTTCTTCAACGGGATCGCCGACGCGTGGGACGCGAAAAAGAGCGACCTTTTCCGTGAATTCGATATTGCGGGAAAAATCATCGAGCGGGTGCCTCGCTGCACCGTCGCCGCCGACCTTGGATGCGGCACCGGCGATTTTCTCCAATTCTTAAAACAGCGCGCGGATCGCAGTATCGGCGTCGACAACTCGCCGCGCATGCTCGAGATGGCCCGCCAGAGGTTCTCCGGCGACGGCTTCTCGATAGACCTGAGACTGGGTGAGATGGAGCACCTGCCCATGAGCGACGGGGAAGCGGATTTTGCGCTGATGAACATGGTCCTTCATCACCTCGTCGCGCCCGAGAAGGGAATCCGGGAAGCGGCCCGTGTCATGAAGAAAAAGAGCACCTTTATCGTCGTCGAATTTGAAAAACACGCGAGCGAAGCTCTCCGGTCCGATCACGGGGACCGCTGGCTGGGATTCGATGCGAGCCAGATAACCCGCTGGCTCCGAGACGCCGAATTCTCCATCAGGGATTCCGTGCCTTTTCCCATTCCCGGCGGGCTAAGCATACGCCTATACCACTCCGAAAGGGAGTGA
- a CDS encoding PAS domain-containing sensor histidine kinase, with product MAKIPGDNGAMDTENPPDDLRQADFLSREFLMGILDDSVNGFFILDARFRIIYGNRSFRSMFREYELSDVPVHELFTGNPRRTIKRKIKTVFSRQVPEIIEIEVRIAGKTRYFLVSLNPVRRKSARARVIYGFIQDVTELKNLQYQLENERNYNRSIIETVKLGFVLVNDSNEYLDYNGEYLAILGRDEKDLEGKTFYDFTEPSYIKNQEAMMKEMVKSCRPFILEKEFVRKDGSTVPVLLSMSRLLDKQGRPIGNFAFIRDISDQKQIENTLIEQNRNIVNLVTIYNYASARFLNCSNRDEAFGILSESLHGIIAFDKIELLIKGNGGFSSVFGDGVLAQGRKEPVSDKNSLTFKLLDARESPILVKNVMTELNDEDFSVFPGLTRHKSALFIPVPVRGSFGLAVIMAFEKPLSTPDEYVMNILIGISNLASITIEKILSVEEQNMMRLTLDRNERLTSMGRIIAGVAHEINNPLSIMQLDLDEMKDIASDLETRDRASFDELVKSLQEEISRLSGLVKQLKDYSNPSSIGLESVQIDDMIRDFPVKIFLKNLQKKGIRVKLRLNASRVSVQMPKNRLIQVLMNLLQNAADALSGRPDPELIVETGASGGKKAQVFIAVLDNGAGIPSTHLQKVFEPFFSTKKSEGTGLGLSISYSIVKTYRGEIQVESEEGEGTRFTISFPESSVSP from the coding sequence ATGGCAAAAATCCCCGGTGATAACGGTGCCATGGATACTGAAAATCCGCCTGATGACCTGAGGCAGGCGGATTTCCTGTCCCGCGAGTTCCTCATGGGCATACTCGACGATTCGGTGAACGGCTTCTTCATTTTAGATGCTCGTTTCCGGATCATCTACGGAAACCGCTCATTCCGGTCGATGTTCCGGGAATACGAGTTAAGCGATGTGCCCGTGCACGAACTTTTTACAGGCAATCCACGGCGGACAATCAAGCGGAAGATAAAGACGGTGTTCAGCAGGCAGGTACCGGAAATTATCGAAATAGAGGTCAGGATCGCGGGAAAGACCCGGTATTTCCTGGTGTCCCTGAACCCGGTACGAAGAAAATCCGCCAGGGCCAGGGTGATTTACGGCTTCATCCAGGACGTCACGGAGCTTAAAAATTTACAATACCAGCTCGAGAATGAGCGCAATTATAACCGCAGCATCATCGAGACGGTGAAGCTGGGTTTCGTACTCGTGAACGACAGTAACGAGTATCTCGATTATAACGGCGAATACCTCGCGATCCTGGGAAGGGATGAAAAAGACCTGGAAGGGAAGACCTTCTACGATTTCACCGAACCCTCGTATATTAAAAACCAGGAGGCCATGATGAAGGAGATGGTGAAGAGCTGCCGTCCCTTCATCCTGGAAAAGGAATTCGTCCGGAAGGACGGCAGCACCGTCCCGGTGCTGCTTTCAATGTCCAGGCTGCTCGACAAGCAGGGAAGGCCGATCGGCAATTTCGCGTTCATCCGCGATATCTCCGACCAGAAGCAGATCGAGAACACCCTGATAGAACAGAACCGCAACATTGTAAACCTGGTCACCATATACAACTATGCCTCGGCGCGCTTCCTGAACTGCTCGAACAGGGACGAGGCGTTCGGGATACTGAGCGAATCGCTGCACGGCATCATCGCGTTCGACAAGATCGAACTCCTTATTAAGGGGAACGGCGGATTTTCGAGCGTATTCGGCGACGGGGTGCTCGCGCAGGGCAGAAAGGAGCCCGTGAGCGATAAGAATTCGCTGACCTTCAAGCTCCTTGACGCGAGGGAATCGCCGATCCTGGTAAAAAATGTCATGACCGAGTTGAACGACGAGGACTTTTCGGTCTTTCCCGGTCTCACCAGGCATAAATCGGCCCTTTTCATCCCCGTGCCGGTGCGGGGATCGTTCGGACTGGCGGTCATTATGGCGTTCGAAAAGCCACTGTCGACGCCGGATGAATATGTCATGAACATTCTTATCGGCATTTCCAACCTAGCCTCGATCACAATCGAGAAAATACTTTCGGTCGAAGAACAGAACATGATGCGCCTGACGCTGGACCGCAACGAACGCCTGACATCGATGGGAAGGATAATCGCGGGCGTCGCGCACGAGATAAACAACCCGCTTTCGATAATGCAGCTCGACCTTGATGAAATGAAGGATATCGCATCGGATTTGGAGACGAGGGACAGGGCTTCGTTCGATGAACTGGTTAAATCGCTCCAGGAGGAGATAAGCCGGCTCTCCGGTCTCGTCAAGCAGCTCAAGGACTATTCAAACCCGTCAAGCATAGGGCTGGAATCGGTACAGATCGACGATATGATTCGCGACTTCCCCGTCAAAATATTTCTGAAAAACCTGCAGAAAAAGGGCATCCGCGTCAAGCTTCGACTCAACGCCAGCAGGGTATCGGTCCAGATGCCGAAAAACCGGCTTATACAGGTGCTCATGAACCTGCTGCAAAATGCCGCAGACGCCCTCTCGGGGCGCCCGGATCCCGAGCTAATCGTTGAGACGGGCGCTTCCGGCGGAAAGAAGGCGCAGGTATTTATCGCGGTGCTGGATAACGGCGCGGGTATCCCGTCGACTCACCTGCAGAAAGTATTCGAGCCATTCTTTTCCACCAAGAAAAGCGAAGGGACGGGACTTGGGCTGTCGATCTCTTACTCGATCGTAAAAACATACCGGGGAGAAATACAGGTCGAAAGCGAGGAGGGGGAGGGGACGCGCTTCACCATAAGTTTCCCGGAATCATCGGTCAGTCCATAG